The following are from one region of the Primulina eburnea isolate SZY01 chromosome 17, ASM2296580v1, whole genome shotgun sequence genome:
- the LOC140818350 gene encoding selT-like protein, which translates to MDRTQLLLVGLPLFLFCSDIIQLFSPQPPKPADHHHHHHHHSDSQPLIRQQPPPLEFPTQKDSGIGHGNTVSIDFCSSCSYRGTAVTMKNMLESQFPGMHVVLANYPPPLPKRLLSKVVPVVQFGAIGIIVAGEHIFPRLGFAAPPQWYYSMRANRFGSMASIWLLGNFLQSFLQSSGAFEVYCNGELVFSKIKESRFPGEIELKDLVSRRIANWRVMGGL; encoded by the exons ATGGATCGAACACAACTTCTTCTGGTGGGTCTGCCCCTCTTCCTCTTCTGCTCCGACATTATCCAACTCTTCTCTCCGCAGCCCCCTAAACCCGCcgaccaccaccaccaccaccaccaccactccGATTCACAGCCTCTGATCCGACAGCAACCACCACCCCTAGAGTTCCCTACCCAG AAAGATAGTGGGATTGGCCATGGGAATACTGTAAGCATCGACTTTTGTTCTTCTTGCTCCTATAG AGGGACAGCAGTGACAATGAAGAACATGTTGGAAAGTCAGTTTCCTGGAATGCACGTTGTTCTTGCCAATTACCCGCCTCCTCTACCGAAACGGTTGTTGAGCAAAGTTGTACCAGTCGTTCAATTTGGTGCAATTGGAATTATAGTGGCTGGAGAGCATATATTCCCTCGTCTTGGATTTGCTGCACCCCCTCAATGGTACTATTCCATGCGAGCAAATAGATTTGGAAGTATGGCAAGCATTTGGCTACTTGGAAACTTCCTTCAATCCTTCCTGCAGAGTTCAGGGGCTTTTGAAGTGTATTGTAATGGTGAACTG GTGTTCTCAAAGATAAAGGAGAGCAGGTTCCCTGGTGAAATTGAGCTGAAAGATCTTGTCAGCAGAAGGATTGCAAATTGGAGAGTGATGGGGGGACTTTAA